One genomic region from Prunus persica cultivar Lovell chromosome G3, Prunus_persica_NCBIv2, whole genome shotgun sequence encodes:
- the LOC18784324 gene encoding HMG-Y-related protein A, with protein MATEEVNKPLSLPPYPEMILKAIEALNEKNGSNKSSISKFIESTYGDLPAGHNSLLSHHLNKMKDSGELVFWKNNYTKPDPNAPPRRGRGRPPKPKDSLPPDAVLGPTRPRGRPPKDPNAPPKPPKVKVSSGSGKPRGRPRKMAKPTGGLSGSATVTDTMPGRPRGRPPKVKDSLSAEVSVEQ; from the exons ATGGCCACTGAAGAGGTTAATAAACCTCTATCACTCCCTCCTTACCCTGAG ATGATTCTGAAGGCCATTGAAGCATTGAATGAAAAGAATGGCTCGAACAAATCCTCAATATCAAAGTTCATTGAATCAACATATGGGGATTTGCCAGCCGGCCACAATTCACTTCTCTCTCACCACCTGAACAAAATGAAAGATAGTGGTGAGCTGGTATTCTGGAAAAACAACTACACCAAGCCGGATCCTAATGCACCACCGAGGCGGGGGCGTGGAAGGCCACCAAAACCCAAGGATTCACTGCCACCAGACGCGGTGTTGGGCCCAACAAGGCCTAGGGGCCGCCCGCCTAAGGACCCCAATGCGCCCCCAAAGCCTCCCAAGGTTAAGGTGTCTTCAGGAAGTGGGAAGCCAAGAGGGCGGCCAAGGAAGATGGCTAAGCCCACCGGAGGGTTAAGTGGCTCGGCCACGGTGACAGATACAATGCCCGGGAGGCCAAGGGGTAGGCCTCCAAAAGTGAAGGATTCACTGAGTGCTGAAGTTAGTGTTGAGCAATAG